The sequence below is a genomic window from Cyanobacterium stanieri LEGE 03274.
GGGGGGTAAATCGGGTTCGGGGAAATAACGGTAATCGCTAGAGCCTTCTTTTATTCTCATGCTGATGGTGCGCTGAGCGCCTTCTTCCCATAGTCGGGTTTCTTGGAGGATAGGTTCACCATTTTCTACCGCTTCGATTTGTCTTTCAATTTCGTATTCGATCGCCTTTTGAATGGCACTAAAGGAGTTCATGTTTTTGATTTCTACCTTGACACCAAATTCTTTTTGCCCCTCTGGACGCACGGAAATGTTAACATCACAACGTAATGAACCTTCTTGCATATTACCGTCCCCAATGCCCAAATAACGGACGATACGGCGCAATTCTTGCACATATTCAGAGGCTTCTTGCCCTGTGCGTAAATCAGGTTCGGAAACGATTTCGAGCAGGGGAACACCCGTACGATTAAAGTCCACTAGAGAATGGGTTGAGCCTGAAAGGCGATCGCTCCCTGCGTGTACCAATTTTCCTGCATCCTCTTCCATGTGTAGGCGAGTGATACCGATGGTTTTGCGGGTGGCTTCCTTGGTTTTAGGATCTACTAATTCAATTTCTAATCTACCATGTTCGACGATGGGAAGGTCAAACTGAGAAATTTGGTAGTTTTTGGGTAAATCGGGATAAAAATATTGTTTACGATCAAATTTACTATAACGGGCAATTTGTCCTTGTAAGGCTAAACCCATCTTGATAGCCGAGTTTAACACTTCTTGGTTTAACACAGGTAAAACCCCAGGATGCCCAAGACATACGGGGCAAACATTGGTATTGGGTGGGCTGTCAAATTCCGTCGAACAACTACAAAAAATTTTGCTCTTGGTATTGAGTTGACAATGGGTTTCTAAACCGATAATTGCTTCATATTTCGTTTTAGTAGCTGTTGCAATCATATATATATTTAATAACTAATAATTCTCTCTTGATTGCTTTATTTTATCCTTTTTGGGGCGATGAACAATGGACAATTGACAATTAGCAATGGACAATAAATAACTATTCTTCCTTACCTTTTGCCGATTCCCTAATTTATATTGCGGGAAAAGAAGAACGATGAGAAAATATAAACCGTGACAATTCCTAGAAAAGTTTAATAATGTCAGATTTAAAAACCCAACTCAAAGAACAAATTGCCGAGATTGATTGGAAAGATTTAATTCCCCATGCCCAAAGAGATGCCATTATTTTAGTTGATGATAACTTAGATCTTATTGAGGTGGGCAGTGCGATCGCCCTTAATGACACCAAAACCGTAGAAAACTGGATTAGCGAACAATTGATCCAAAAACCCAACGCCGAACAACTTAGCCACTGGAATAGTCAACCCACCACCCAATTTACCACCATTATTGTTCAACCCTTCGTTTTAATCAAAAGTTGTCATTAATAAGGGAATAGGGATTGGGTAATGATGATACTATATGGAATAGTAAGTCATTTTTATAAAGTTTAATTGTCCATTGTCCATTGTCCATTGTTAATTGTCCATTAATCTCCCCTTGTTTCAAACCACCAGAAGACGTTTAGCCCTTTATTACACCATTGTCACCGCCGTATTATTAATAATCTTTGCCATGGGTATTTATGGCTATGTTTATAAAACCCTCATTGATAGGATTGATGATACCCTCAAACACGTGGTGGAAATCGTTGAACCTTCCCTCGTTATTGATAATGTCAGTTTAGAGGAAGGTAAATATAAATTAAATGTCAATGCCAGTTTTCGTCAACATCCCGACACCACCAACAAGGTAGAAGATGATCACATTGATTTAGAATGGTTTAGTCCTAATGGCGAATTATTGTGGCAAACTTTAGAAGAGCCTTTACCCATTCCCCTTTCCTTCCATTCTGGGGGAAAAACCATCCGTATCTCCTCTGATTATCTCCTGCGCCAAATCACCAAAAGAATTGAAGTAGGGCGCTATGTATTGGGTTATTTGCGGGTAAGTCATCCCCTTTTTGATGTCATCAAACCCATTCGTCAATTAATTACCGATTTAATTATTGGTGTATTATTAATGATTACCTCCGTAGGGGCGATCGGTTGGTTTTTGTCTGGCATTGCCATTCAACCCGTGAAGGAATCCTATCAAAGTTTAAAACAGTTTACCGCCGATGCTTCCCATGAGTTGAGAAATCCTATCGCCACCATTAAAACTAACATTCAAACTCTCCTAGCTTATCCTGAAATTGAACCCGAACAGAATAAAAAACAGTTGGAAATCGTTGAACGTTTAACTCAAAGGTTATCTAACTTAGTCAATGATTTATTATTTTTAGCCCGTAGTGATAGCGGTATTATTAACCCTAGTTTTCAAGCTATTCCCCTCGATTCTTTATTATTAGAAGTGGTGGAAGAACAAATAATTATTGCCCAAAGTAAATCGATTAATTTATCATTAGAAATAATAGATGATAATTTAGAAATAAATTTTAAAGAAGTAAGTAGTGAAGATGAACTGTTCAGTATTGAAGGGGATTGGGGACAATTATCGAGATTATTTACTAACTTAATTAGTAATGCAATTATCCATAGTTTTTCAGATATTAATAAAAAAGATAAAATAATTCAAGTAATCTTAAAATATCTTAAAAAAAACAATAAATATTATTATCAAATTCAAATAAAAGATAATGGAATCGGCATAGAAAAAGAAAATATTCCCCATCTTTTTGATCGTTTTTACAGGGCTGATTCTGCCCGTAGTTATCGGGATAACAATAATAGTAATACGGGGTTAGGACTTGCGATCGCCCTTGCCATTGTCGAAAACCATCAAGGTAACATCAAAGTAGAAAGTAACCTCAATGAAGGAACAACATTTATGGTAAATTTACCCAAAAAATAGGGACGTAGTATTTTACGCCCCAAAGAATATTAACCCATTATTTTAGGAACTCGGAAAAAATCATCATCCCGAGAAGGTGCATTATCTAATAAACTTTCCCTATCTTCGTAGGTAGTTTGGGCATCAGAGCGCATAATATTACTAACATCGATCGCCCTTGTAGTGGGTTCAACTTCATCCGTATCTAATTCACTTAGTTGATCAAAATATTCGAGGATAGCATTCAACTGATTACCAAACTCTTGCTCCTCTTGTTCACTAATTTCCAAACGGGCTAAATTAGCCACCTTTTTAACTTCTTCTTGACTAATACTCATAAAAAATAACTAATAAAAAACAATAAAAATCCTCCCTAATCATAACAAGGAACAGGAATTAACAATTAAAAACACTGAAATGTATTAGTAGCTTTAACCATTGCCCATTGCCTATTCCCCATTCCCCACCTAAACTAATCACTATAAGATTAGACCAAATTAGAAAAATACATCCATTTCAGATCTACCAGTGGTTTTCAACCAGTTTTGGGCCTCAAGGTAACTATTAGGAGAAAGTCTAATGGCTTGTTTCCAATACTCAGCAGCCTTATCGAACAAATTTTCTGCCTCATCTTCCTTTCCCTCTTGCTTACACTTATCCCCTTGATAGTGGTATAACACCGCAATATTATTGAGGGCAGAAGGTTTACGGGGGTTAAGTTCCAAACATTGATGATAATACCCTAGGGCTTCCTCTAGTTTACCGTTACTAGCATGGATTAAACCCATATTATAGAGGATTTCGCTGCGATCGCTCGGATTATCCTCTAATCTGAGGGCTTCTTCATAGTTTTCAAGGGCTTCGGCATATTCCCCATCGGCTTGGGCAGACATACCATCACGATAATATACAAACGCTTCCTTTGCCTTAGGGTTAATCGGTAAAACCTTTAAAATAATATCCGCCATAACGGTAAAAGTCTTATCGATAAAATTATCATTTTTCTGAGATCTAGCCATATATTTAATTTATTAAAAATAAAAGATTTTCCTTGATCCTAATACAACAATTAATTATCTTGTGTTTAATTTTATTGCACAATTCCCTTACAAAATTAAGGCATTGGGTTTAAGGCCTAAACTAACAAATAGTAAATCAGGTGTTGCTTATTTTGTTTGGGTATGCAACATCATTAAAATACAGCAAATATATAATACTAGAACTATTACTACTATTGCCCATTGCCTATTCCCTATTGCCTTAATTATCAATTCTCCATTATCAACTATCAATTATGTATCCCAGTTTGCCCAATCTTGGGGCTTGAGGAAAACATCATATAACTCCGCTTCAGGGGTATTCGCTTCGGGGGTATAACCATATTCCCAGCGCACCAAGGGAGGTAAAGACATCAAAATTGACTCCGTGCGCCCGTTGGTTTGTAAACCAAAAATAGTTCCCCTGTCATATACCAAATTAAACTCTACATATCTTCCACGGCGGTATAATTGGAAGTTTCTCTGGCGATCGCCATATTCCGTATTACGACGTTTTTCAGCAATAGGCACATAAGCAGGTAAAAAAGTTTTTCCGCAATCTTGCACAAAAGCAAAAATTTCCTCCCAACTGCGTTGTTTTTGAGGAGGTAACTGATTACTATATTGCGCCGCCGCCTTATCAGGGTGAGGGCCACGATAAATAGGATCATTTCCATCTTGATAATCAAAGAAAAGTCCACCCACCCCACGGGTTTCGTCACGGTGTTTTAAATAAAAATACTCATCACACCAACGTTTAAACACATTATAATACTCGGGATGATGCTTATCACAGGTATTTTTAAAAGTAGTGTGAAAATGCTTCGCATCCTCGGCAAAAGGATAATAAGGAGTTAAATCAGCACCACCCCCAAACCACCATACTGGCCCTGCTTCAAAATAACGATAATTGAGGTGTACTGTGGGAATATAGGGGTTTTTCGGGTGTAACACCATAGAAGTACCCGTAGCATAAAAACTATGACCTTCGGCCTCGGGGCGCTGTTTTAAAATGCTAGGGGGAAGATGATTACCCCATACCTCGGAAAAATTAACCCCACCTTGTTCAAAAACATCACCATCAACCATAACACGAGATCTACCGCCTCCCCCTTCCTCTCTTTGCCAACTATCTTCCTGAAACTTACCTTTACCGTCAAGGGCTTCTAAGCCCTCGCAAATCTCATCTTGGATAGACTGCATAAATTGACTTACCCTAGTTTTTGCATCTTCAGGAGGAAAAGAAGTAGAATTGATGGGGTTAGTATTTTCTTTAGTCGCTGTATCCATAAATAAAAACTTTTATTAAAATTACTAAAAATAACTTACAATCTATCAATCTAAACTGTAAGGGGTCTCTAAACTAGAAAATTTTGCACATCTTAATATTATGCAATAAAACCTTCAGCGATAATTAGGCAAGACTAACTTTCAATATTGTCTTAGGGAAAAAGTGAATAAATTATCGGTCAATTATCAATTATTATCATGACTTTTAACTTTTCTTTTAAACTACTATTAGCTGATGGTGAAAAACTGTTATGTCAATGCTCTCTTTACAAAACTTATCGAGTGACAACCACTATTCCCGTTGATGTAGTTTGGCATCGTTTAATCAATTTAGCGGATATGTCTTGGCATCCTCTATTTGTGAAAACAAAGTTACCAAAAGGATTGATACCCAAACCAGGATTAATTTTTGGGGTTGTTACCCGTCTTACCCCTATTCCGATTCGGGTGTTTGTGGAAAATGTTCGCCCTAAGGAGTTTTTGAGCATTCGTTTATTGGCGATTCCTGGTATTGAACAACGAATTACCTATCAAATGGAATCTACTTTGAAGGGTAGTTATATCGCTTATTCTATCACCCTTAAGGGTTGGTTATCTCCTGTGGTTTGGTGGTTTATGAAGCCTTATTCGGCTAAGGTTGCTTCTGAGTTGGTGAATGCGGCGGCGAAATCTTTACCTTAATTAAATTTTTTAATCACATTTTGTAATGATTTCTGATAGTTTTTCTATATCAATAGGTTTACTCAAAAAGTTATTAAAACCAAGGGATAAATATTTATCTTTTTCTTCTTCCCTAGAAGGGTCAAGAGCAATTATATAATGTTTATTATGATATAGTTTTCTCAGTTGTTTAACTGTTTCAATACCGTCTAGTATGGGCATTTTTATATCTAGGAAAATTACATCATATTTTTTATTTTTTACTTTTTCTAAGATTTGAGATCCATTAGTGACTATTTCTGCTTTATATCCTAATTTTTTTAGGGAATAAATTATGATTTTTTGATTGATGGGGTTATCTTCTGCTATCAATATTTTTAAGGATGATGACTTATTAATAATATCACCTGATTTTTCTTCATTAGCTAATTTTATTATGGGGGATAATTCTAAGGTAAAATAAACCGAATAGATTGATCTTGAAGAAGATGGATTCCATTTACTAGGTGGATTTCCTTCTATTTTACCCTTATTTTCTATCCAGATTTTACCTCCCATGGTTTTAATTATTTTCTTGGCAATAAATAGTTCTAATTCTTGATTATCTGATTGGTTTGTGAAAATTTCTTCGGTGCGCTCTCGCAGTGGCACGGTGCGATCGCCCTTTACTATTTCCTTATTAATTTGTGTTATATTATTAGAAAAACTATTTATATTGAGATTATTTTTAACCACATCATTCGTGATTTTAAATAATAAATATAATTTATTTTTAGGTAAATTATTTTCAGCCAAATCATTTGCTTTTTGTACATCAATAAAAATAGAATTAGATTCATTACAAAAACCATTACTTAATATATTTAGAAATATTTGACGAATTCTAGCACCATCTCCCATAAAAAAGGGTAAATCTTTTGGCACAGAAAAATAAATCTTATTCTCTAGTGTCTTATCCTGTTTGCCCAATAATAAATTAACTGAATTAATAACATCATCAATCTGCAATTCTTCCTCTTGTAAACTTAAATTACCTAAATCGATAGAAGATACATTAAAAACATCATTGATGGCTTTTAACAAAGTTGCACTTGTTTTTTGAATTATTTTCAAACACTTTTCTTGTAGAGGATTTAACTTAGTATTAGCTAAAATATCAATCATTCCCATTAAATCATTAATAGGTTTAATAAAGTCACTACTAACCTTGGCAAAAAATTGATTATTTTGTTTTGTTAAAGTTTCCGCTTCTTCCTTAGCCTTTGCTAAAGTTAATTGTTTTTTCAAAAGGGTATTATATTCCGTTAAAATCTTCTCCTTTGCCTCACTTTGTAAATCTTTTTGACGATTTAATTCTTCTAATAATTTATTTTTATTTGATAAATCCTGATTTAACTTGATTAATTGCTGTTTATGATAACCATTTTCCCTTAAAACTGCCCCTAAAAGTAAAGTTGTCATCGCAATACAGGCAATAAAAGATTGTAATATCAGTAAAGAATCCCTTGCCGACTCCATAGCAAAAGAAGTAGTTTGTGCAATGGTTGCCAACATTAAATTAATGGTAATCACTAAGACAATTAAACTTGCCCCTAATTCTTGAAACTTAAATACTACCCACACCACCAAAGGAATATATAAAAACTGTATATCATAGGAAGTATTGATAATAGCGTGATGAATAACAAATACTAAAACACTAACAATAAATGTATTTAACCATTGTTTTTTTATGGATTTTATAAAAACATTAATTTGTTTTTGCCATGCCACTATTAAAGGGGTAAAAATTAAAATTCCAAAACTATCACTTAACCACCAAGTAAGGGCAATTTCTAAGAATAAATCCCAAGTTGCCCTACCAAATCCACACACCACACAAGCGCAAATTATTGCTACAGGTAAATGACTAATAAAACAACCAAAAAGAATAAATTGAGCGGTGTTTTTTACATTATGGAGAAAATAGCGATTATCAGATTGAGGAAAAATATTTTGATTTTCAGACTCACTACAAAGACTCGCTAATATTTTGCCCAATGATGTTACCACGGTGATACATATCACCAAGATAAAACTACTCCAATTTTGCCACCCTTGAAAAATACTAATTTGAGTCATTAATATTCCTGCAAATACCCCCAACCAAGTGGAATAACCCCACAGAAAGACTAATCCTACTGCAATGCCCCCCGGTATCCAAATGGGGGTTGAACCTGTGTTGGGATACGTGGTAAAACTAATGGATATGAGGGATGTAAGAAAATAGCTAATGGCTACAATTATTTGCTTCCACCAAGGCACATGAAAAGGATTAAAGTCGTATTTTCTAATGGGAGAGAATAATAATTTCATGGTGAATAGTGACAAGGGGAAAAGCGATGATGGTTGTTGCTTTTAATTATAATTATGGTTTATTTTAGATTCTGTTATCAACCCTAATTGGGTTAAAATGTTATTTATACTTTTATTTATTAAAGATTTTATTGCTCTTAAAATGAGCATTTTTTCGATTTTATATGGTTAAACAATTATGGCTGAATATGAAGGGTTTTTTGTCAGCAAAGAGTTTATTAGTTTATGTGAATCTCAGCTGATTTTATTGGCTCAAAATTTAGCGGTGCAAGAAAGTGCTATTTATTTAACGGAAAAAGTAAAAAGTGATGAACCAAGGTTGATTCCTGTTATAGTTTATCCTTTTTCGAGGGATGAGGATAGTAACGATTTATTATTACTACCTGAGTCGGAGGATGGGGCAGATTTTGAGTTTAATTTAATGGAGGAAAGTGATAGTGATTTAAATAATATTATTAATTATATTCCTGATTCTGCTTCCCCTTATCAGTTACTTTTACCCTTAATACATGATGATTCTATGGTAGGTTTATTAGCTACTAATCGGGGTACAAAACCTTGGGGTAAAAGGGAGGTTTTACAAGTAAAAGAAGTTGCTCAAACCATTATTTTTGCGAGGCTTTTGGATCAAAAACAACAGATTTCTGAGCAACAATTAAAGGCTTATCAGCAATTGCAAAATTTACAAAATGATCATCTTGATGATTTTTTTCATCAATTACGTAATCCTTTAACCGCTATTCGTACTTTTGGTAAATTGTTAATTAAACGATTAGTGGGAAATGATCGTAATTATACCATAGCACAAAGTATTGTTCGTGAGGGCGATCGCCTCTTAGACCTCATTGAAGATTTTAGTGAAGATTGGAAAGTAGTAAATAATAGCCCCCATCCTAGTCTAAAAGAAGGACAATCAACCAGCTTCTTCCTAACAGAAAATATCCAAAAATTAGAAAAAATAGACTTAAAACAACTAATTCAACCCCTCATCACAGGCATAGACTCCATCGCCCAAGATAGAAATATTACTTTCATGATAGACATTGACGATAATTTACCCGCCGTTTCCAGTAATCCAAAAGCCTTAACAGAAATATTAAATAACTTATTAGATAATGCAGTAAAATATACCCCAGAAGGTGGTAAAATTTGCTTAGAAATTGTTAAACAAAAATCCACTAATCAAGGTGAAAAAATAGTCATCGAAATTAGTGATACGGGTTATGGTATTCCCCCCGAAGATCAAAAACATATCTTTGAACGTCATTATCGAGGAGTGCAGGAAAATAGCGACATTTATGGCACAGGTTTAGGATTAGCTATTGTGAAGGAATTATGTGATAAAATGTCCATCGACATAGAAATTTTTAGTCCTTCTTTTTGGATCAAAAATCAACAGTTAAACGGTACTACTTTTTCTTTATTTATTCCCATAGCATCATAGTTTTTTCTATTAATACAAGGTTGAAAATTTCCTCTTTTTAGCAATCTCAAATATTATCTTTTTCCTGTTACCTACCTAACCCCTAAATATTTATGGGTTTGTAAACTTAAACGCCATGAAGGATTATCCTTAATATAATCAAAAATTAATCCTTGAGCATCAGGGCTATTCCATTCTGGTTGTAAATACTTAATGGTATGACTAGAAACCTTTTCACCTTCAGATAAAGCCCATAGAAAGTCTTTCTCATTACCAATAACAACCTTTAATTCACTGGCATGACGATAAATAGTTTCATGGGGTGTCTTATAAGGTTTGGGGGAAAATGTCACCCAATCAAAAACCCCAGAAAAAGGGTGAGCCCCTGATGTTTCTAAATGAATATTTTTACCTGTTTTTCTCAACTCTATTGTTAAGGGATTTAAGTTATGTAATAAAGGTTCTCCTCCTGTAATTATAATAATATTAGTCTTAATTTTTTCTACTTTTTTAATAATTTCTTCAACAGTAAATAAAGGATATTTTTTCATTGACCATGTTTCTTTTTGGTCACACCAAGGACAAAAAACATCACAACCTGCAAGGCGAATAAAAAAAGCATTAACTCCCGCAAAAAAACCTTCTCCTTGTACAGAATGAAAGGTTTCTACCACAGGATAAGTGTATAATAAATGAGAATTTTTTATATTTTTTGTATATTGTTCAGAAATAGTATTAGGCATTATCTATATTAATTAAATTGCAATATTTAATGGAGATTATTTTTTTTAATCATAAAAAAGTTTGTGTATAACTTAATTAGGTAACTTATTTTTTATAGATTCTAACTTAATAATTAATTGTTTTATTTTCTCCAAATCCTTTTGCCCCGGTTTAACTTCTACCTTGCTAGAAAGATCAATTCCATCACATTGAAGAGTATTAAAAGCAGTAATAACATTATCGGGGCTAACACCCCCAGCCACCAACCAAGGGCGAGAGGGGCGATAATCTCGTAACTCATCCCAATTAAAAGTTGTACCTGTGCCGCCATGGATGCCTTTTTGATAGGTATCAATTAAGAGAGTATCAACCACAGGGATATATTTTTCGGCCTCTTGTCGAGATTGGGCATCTTTATATCTAATAGCTTTAATTATCTCGATAGACGGTAGAATTATCCGTAATTGCTCACAAAAGGCAATATCTTCTTCTCCGTGGAGTTGTACCCCTGTTAATCTAGTTTCTCGGACTATATCAACAATTTTGCTGACGGAGGCATTGACAAATACGCCGATGGTGCTAATTTGAGGGGGGAGCTTTTCAACGATCGCCCTTATACTAAAAGGAGGAATATAACGGGGAGAATCTTTTACACAGATAAAACCGATGGTATCAACTCCCATAGATGCGATCGCCCTTGCCTCCTCAACATTAGTCAAACCACAGATTTTTATGCGCATGATTCTGGCCAATAATATAAATAGTAAAAGTTAATAAAAAAAGATTAATTAAAGTTAAGTAAATCAGCAAAAAACTATTGAAAAGAGTAAAATAACCAAAATAGTTAACATATCAAATTTATCATAAAAATGAATTTAATTGCTGTTTCTTCTCTAATAGCCCAAGTACCTCAAACCGTAGAATGGAATTTTCAAGTAGCCCTAGTAATGATTTCGGCTAACCTATTAGCGGTATTTATCGGACGTTTTGCCATCCAAAAAGCAGGGGTAGGGCCTGATTTACCCCTTCCCAAACCAGCCATTTGGAAAAAATTTGGACTTCCCGAATTATTGGCTACTGCTAGTTTAGGACATATACTAGGAGCAGGATTTATCCTCGGTTTATCCAACGCAGGATTACTATAATTACCCATAATAAAGGTTAAGTGTTAGGTAAAATCAGACAAAATACCATTTTTCAGCTAAAATAAACTTGTTAAAATAACTGTTATTGATTTATCCTTTTTTTGGTATCAAACTCACCGTAAATAATCAATTTGCATCCTACGCCCAAAATAATCCAAGCGTAGAGTTACCCCAAGTAACCGCAAAGCATGTTATCAATGATGAGATGTAAGCCAAAGTTAAACATTGTGCTAAAATCGTGGGAAAGGTTTTTAACCGATACTTCGACAACACTAAGTACAAGTGTAACCATAGACAAAAAAAGTAAAATTCAACCTTTTTTACTAACAGTCCGTGGTATTGGCGGTAGGGCATATCGCATCAGCTTCACTCCATAAAAAGTAATCCTTTTAAACGGTATTGCTCTATGAAGGAAGAATCCCCCGTTAACCCTTGTGGTGTAATAGTGGGAATTGTCAAAACTATACAAAATATCTATCCAGATGGAATGTTGGTGATTACCTTAACTCTTTTGCACCCCCTCAAATCTACCCCTGTTCAAAAATGGAATTTTGAACCTAACAAGGTGATCAGAATTGGCAGGGCTAATGATAATGATGTAGTATTGTATAGTGCCGTAGTTTCCCGTCATCATCTGGAAATCCGCCCCCATAAAGATGACTGGGCTTTAATAAGTCTAGGCTCTAATGGTACATTTGTAAATGGACGAAAAATTAATAAGGTTTTAGTAAAGGACGGTATGGTTATCCGTTTAGCTAGTTCAGGTCCTAAAATATTAATTCAACTAGGCTCTGATGATCAAGCTGTCAGTGCTAGTCGTGGTAAAAATGTCTCTGCTAAACCCATCAGTAGCAAGGATATTTCCAAGGAAACGGTTATTAATTAACCTGATTAACAACTCATCTGCCCTTATGGCAAAATGAGCTACACCCAATCTGATTTAGAAAATATATTACCAATGCCCTTGCAATGAATTACAAGGCTAACAGTTTATGGTTCAATAAATTGAACTATTATCACCCTTACTCCCCTACTGCCCATCATCCCTAATCCCTTTTCTGGTTAATTCTTCTAAATCCTTATCCGAAGGCATTAACCCACTACCTAAAATTCCTAACCATAATAAATATTCTACATTTCCCGCCGGCCCTTGAATCGGTGAAGGTATTAACCCCTTATATTTCCATCCTATATTAGTAGCACAATGAAGGATAGAGGCGATCGCCTCTGCTTGTAAACGATAATCCCTAACTACTCCCTTCTTACCAACCTTACCCTTACCCACCTCAAATTGAGGCTTAACCAACAAAACCACCTCCTTAGGATTAACCAATAAATCCCAAAGGGTAGGTAACACCTTCGTCAAAGAAATAAAAGATAAATCCATCACCCCCAAATCAGGAGGCTCTTTACCCTGATATAAATCATCATAGGTAAGATAGCGAAAATTTGTCCTCTCCCGTAACTCCAAACGCTCATCTTGACGAATTTTCCACGCCACCTGCCCATAACCCACATCAACGCCATAGACTTTTTTAGCCCCCCGTTGCAAAAGGCAATCGGTAAAGCCCCCCGTAGAAATACCCCCATCAAGACAAATTCTATTTTCCACATCAATAGAGAAATATTCCAACGCCTTAACCAACTTTTCCCCACCCCTAGAAACAAAAGGAGGTTCGGCTTTTACCTCAATGGGGCTATCCACATTGATTAAAGTACCAGGCTTATCAACAATTTGCCCCTTAACCTTAACCTTTCCTGCCCTGATGATTTTTTGTGCCAGGGCGCGGGAAGTGCATAACCCCTGATTGGTTAATAGTGTATCTAATCTTTCTTTCGACAATGGTTTTTTTATTCCTAAAGAGTACCCCAATTATTTTAAACCATGGGGCAACTAGATCAAAGTTAACCTTAACTGCCAAAATTAATAAATCCAGAGGTTTCCCCATCAGGTTGATAAAGATTGACATAATTCCAATAATTACCAAATACTGTCTCCACATAACCCTTAGTTTCAGGGAAAGGAATATCCTCCACAAATTGATCAAAATCACTCAAGTCAAACCTTTCTATCCAGCTATCCACATTACTAGGGCCGGCGTTGTAACTGGCGATCGCTAATAGGGAATTATTGTCATAATTACGGTGAGTATAATCAAGATACCATGTACCCAAATTAATATTATCATCAGGATCAGTAAGAGAATATTCTTCCAACTCAATTTGAGGGGCAATCCATTCCCCCGTCTCAGGCATTACCTGCATTAAACCAG
It includes:
- the gatB gene encoding Asp-tRNA(Asn)/Glu-tRNA(Gln) amidotransferase subunit GatB gives rise to the protein MIATATKTKYEAIIGLETHCQLNTKSKIFCSCSTEFDSPPNTNVCPVCLGHPGVLPVLNQEVLNSAIKMGLALQGQIARYSKFDRKQYFYPDLPKNYQISQFDLPIVEHGRLEIELVDPKTKEATRKTIGITRLHMEEDAGKLVHAGSDRLSGSTHSLVDFNRTGVPLLEIVSEPDLRTGQEASEYVQELRRIVRYLGIGDGNMQEGSLRCDVNISVRPEGQKEFGVKVEIKNMNSFSAIQKAIEYEIERQIEAVENGEPILQETRLWEEGAQRTISMRIKEGSSDYRYFPEPDLPPLEITDAQLDEFQKTLPELPAQKRTRYESEYGLSAYDARVLCDDRDVALYFEAVVSGGASAKGAANWVTQDIAAYLNSNLDLDITKIALKPEMLAELITLIENGTISGKIAKEILPDLLEKGGSPKQIVESKGLVSISDPDELAKIIDEVLAENPDKLEQFRAGKTKLQGFFVGQLMKKTGGRAEPKLANQILNKKLNG
- a CDS encoding DUF2288 domain-containing protein, whose protein sequence is MSDLKTQLKEQIAEIDWKDLIPHAQRDAIILVDDNLDLIEVGSAIALNDTKTVENWISEQLIQKPNAEQLSHWNSQPTTQFTTIIVQPFVLIKSCH
- a CDS encoding sensor histidine kinase; this translates as MFQTTRRRLALYYTIVTAVLLIIFAMGIYGYVYKTLIDRIDDTLKHVVEIVEPSLVIDNVSLEEGKYKLNVNASFRQHPDTTNKVEDDHIDLEWFSPNGELLWQTLEEPLPIPLSFHSGGKTIRISSDYLLRQITKRIEVGRYVLGYLRVSHPLFDVIKPIRQLITDLIIGVLLMITSVGAIGWFLSGIAIQPVKESYQSLKQFTADASHELRNPIATIKTNIQTLLAYPEIEPEQNKKQLEIVERLTQRLSNLVNDLLFLARSDSGIINPSFQAIPLDSLLLEVVEEQIIIAQSKSINLSLEIIDDNLEINFKEVSSEDELFSIEGDWGQLSRLFTNLISNAIIHSFSDINKKDKIIQVILKYLKKNNKYYYQIQIKDNGIGIEKENIPHLFDRFYRADSARSYRDNNNSNTGLGLAIALAIVENHQGNIKVESNLNEGTTFMVNLPKK
- the gatC gene encoding Asp-tRNA(Asn)/Glu-tRNA(Gln) amidotransferase subunit GatC, which translates into the protein MSISQEEVKKVANLARLEISEQEEQEFGNQLNAILEYFDQLSELDTDEVEPTTRAIDVSNIMRSDAQTTYEDRESLLDNAPSRDDDFFRVPKIMG
- a CDS encoding photosystem I assembly protein Ycf3 produces the protein MARSQKNDNFIDKTFTVMADIILKVLPINPKAKEAFVYYRDGMSAQADGEYAEALENYEEALRLEDNPSDRSEILYNMGLIHASNGKLEEALGYYHQCLELNPRKPSALNNIAVLYHYQGDKCKQEGKEDEAENLFDKAAEYWKQAIRLSPNSYLEAQNWLKTTGRSEMDVFF
- the hemF gene encoding oxygen-dependent coproporphyrinogen oxidase, whose product is MDTATKENTNPINSTSFPPEDAKTRVSQFMQSIQDEICEGLEALDGKGKFQEDSWQREEGGGGRSRVMVDGDVFEQGGVNFSEVWGNHLPPSILKQRPEAEGHSFYATGTSMVLHPKNPYIPTVHLNYRYFEAGPVWWFGGGADLTPYYPFAEDAKHFHTTFKNTCDKHHPEYYNVFKRWCDEYFYLKHRDETRGVGGLFFDYQDGNDPIYRGPHPDKAAAQYSNQLPPQKQRSWEEIFAFVQDCGKTFLPAYVPIAEKRRNTEYGDRQRNFQLYRRGRYVEFNLVYDRGTIFGLQTNGRTESILMSLPPLVRWEYGYTPEANTPEAELYDVFLKPQDWANWDT
- a CDS encoding SRPBCC family protein — protein: MTFNFSFKLLLADGEKLLCQCSLYKTYRVTTTIPVDVVWHRLINLADMSWHPLFVKTKLPKGLIPKPGLIFGVVTRLTPIPIRVFVENVRPKEFLSIRLLAIPGIEQRITYQMESTLKGSYIAYSITLKGWLSPVVWWFMKPYSAKVASELVNAAAKSLP